The Magnolia sinica isolate HGM2019 chromosome 10, MsV1, whole genome shotgun sequence genome includes a window with the following:
- the LOC131217284 gene encoding putative ribosome biogenesis protein C8F11.04 has translation MAKALSENVSPPFIKTETIGRAVDALIKWIKSQPKHGKAQLLEHEEFFYLTLTLKKIPSNPRTNPYKILLPNPVLPSPLEICLIIDDRSRSGLTSESAKKKIDSESIPISKVLKITKLKSDYRPFEAKRQLCGSYDLFFTDKRVVPVLPRLLGKQFFKKKKIPIPIDLRHKNWKEQIEQACGSALLYLRTGTCCTLKVGKLSMGRDEVVENVVAAIAGAVEVVPKKWANVRSFHLRSLDSLALPIYQVVPEMGLKIEAFKEEVIVPKLKNGPEVAEEKEESEKRKEKESEKKKKKKVSKKGRIHEVRYMDGDINALMAKTVDDDGINDGDAKGGNAELSGNKNKNKRKKTAVTEELSTGHMDGDIDDLVMNADDGIDGVEVNGGAAEMMGKKKSNKKKKAAAMDELDGGTLKKSVKVKKGRNVDGGHLHDLMVNADDGMDGGEVTGGDAEIMSKKKSNKKKASAMEELEVGTLKVLAKVKKVRNVEVNAGLSSSDGVKKRSKDEKPEEKKREGKKKATKIRQ, from the coding sequence ATGGCGAAGGCGTTATCAGAAAACGTATCTCCGCCGTTCATCAAGACCGAAACGATCGGCCGGGCCGTTGACGCCCTCATCAAATGGATAAAATCCCAGCCGAAGCATGGAAAGGCCCAGCTCCTCGAGCACGAGGAGTTCTTCTACCTAACCCTAACCCTCAAGAAGATCCCCTCGAATCCCCGCACGAACCCTTACAAAATCCTACTTCCAAACCCTGTCCTTCCCTCACCCCTTGAAATCTGCCTCATCATCGACGATCGATCGAGGTCCGGACTCACCTCCGAATCCGCCAAGAAGAAGATCGATTCTGAATCCATCCCAATCTCCAAAGTCCTCAAGATCACCAAGCTCAAATCCGATTACCGCCCGTTCGAGGCCAAGCGCCAGCTCTGCGGCTCGTACGATCTCTTCTTTACTGACAAGCGTGTTGTTCCAGTCCTCCCTCGCCTCCTTGGAAAGCagttcttcaagaagaagaagatcccGATCCCAATCGACCTGCGGCATAAGAATTGGAAGGAGCAGATCGAGCAGGCCTGTGGGTCTGCGCTGCTGTACCTGCGGACGGGGACTTGTTGCACTCTGAAGGTGGGGAAGTTGTCGATGGGGCGGGATGAGGTTGTGGAGAATGTGGTTGCCGCGATTGCTGGGGCAGTGGAGGTTGTGCCGAAGAAGTGGGCGAACGTGCGGTCCTTCCATTTGAGGTCTCTGGATTCGTTGGCGCTGCCAATTTATCAGGTGGTGCCGGAGATGGGGTTGAAGATCGAAGCTTTCAAGGAGGAGGTGATTGTTCCAAAGTTAAAGAATGGCCCGGAAGTTGCTGAAGAGAAGGAAGAGtcagagaagaggaaggagaaggagtcagagaagaagaagaagaagaaggtgtcTAAGAAGGGGAGAATTCATGAAGTTCGTTATATGGATGGTGATATCAATGCATTGATGGCAAAGACAGTTGATGATGATGGTATAAATGATGGTGATGCAAAAGGAGGGAATGCTGAATTGTCGGGTAATAAGAATAAGAACAAAAGGAAGAAGACAGCGGTGACGGAAGAGTTAAGTACTGGGCATATGGATGGTGATATTGATGACTTGGTGATGAATGCAGATGACGGTATAGATGGTGTCGAGGTGAATGGAGGTGCTGCTGAAATGATGGGTAAGAAGAAAAGTAATAAAAAGAAGAAGGCAGCAGCAATGGATGAGTTGGATGGTGGGACACTGAAGAAGTCGGTGAAGGTAAAGAAGGGGCGGAATGTAGATGGTGGCCATCTTCATGATTTGATGGTGAATGCTGATGACGGTATGGATGGTGGTGAGGTGACTGGAGGTGATGCTGAAATAATGAGTAAGAAGAAAAGTAATAAAAAGAAGGCATCAGCAATGGAGGAGTTGGAAGTTGGGACGCTGAAGGTGTTGGCAAAGGTAAAGAAGGTACGGAATGTGGAAGTGAATGCTGGTTTGTCTAGTAGTGATGGAGTGAAGAAGAGAAGCAAGGATGAGAAGCCGGAGGAGAAAAAGAgggaagggaagaagaaagctACTAAGATAAGACAGTGA